One Manihot esculenta cultivar AM560-2 chromosome 6, M.esculenta_v8, whole genome shotgun sequence DNA segment encodes these proteins:
- the LOC110617082 gene encoding low-temperature-induced 65 kDa protein isoform X2 has translation MDSQMERPHGHRYEQEQHHAGLHAAEGENEHHQEKSVLKKVKAKARKIKDTLKLHGHGHDHDQNLPREGHVPDDHDLDEEDDEEFDDPEVHNVGAGSASESAPTRSSMPGQEDVSKDFQAKETDPMESFIHAHDEDRGQLKVAAGNTSNMKEVPYTPLSTPASIAPGIMEQTKGTDPIGNFAREQEAIRGQPEVNLDRPIGLEEDPHAPKSRPGEHDPSNYQTKVSDPTSAGGEEVEVGPILRSFDNMKFSDEPNPVTEENLSTRKYDQSIFPTGSHDQFSPEPTPPIPMTFQENPTSALLTDARKDDAKEHEMHGGQDQTKAAPALEYGRRIATSVTEKLTPVYEKVAETGSTVMSKVHGTRTGSDKEVEHKATDQDKGVSVKDYVTEKLKPGEEDRALSEVISEALHKKKPDAEKADKPMGRVTESEEVNRRLGGMEEDSGERVNTGSVHVSGSGMVEKVKGVVGSLFGKGTETPEHSLDSSAGTETASASGKKTERRLQESGN, from the exons ATGGATTCACAAATGGAACGCCCACATGGTCATCGCTACGAGCAAGAACAGCACCATGCTGGTCTTCATGCTGCAG AAGGCGAAAATGAGCATCACCAAGAGAAGTCGGTGTTGAAGAAGGTGAAGGCTAAGGCCAGGAAAATAAAGGACACTCTCAAATTGCATGGCCATGGTCACGACCATGACCAGAACTTACCCCGTGAAGGTCACGTACCTGATGATCATGACCTGGAcgaggaagatgatgaagaaTTTGATGACCCTGAAGTTCACAATGTAGGAGCAGGATCAG CGTCCGAGTCTGCTCCTACTAGGAGCTCTATGCCTGGGCAAGAGGATGTTTCGAAAGACTTCCAAGCCAAAGAAACTGATCCAATGGAGAGTTTTATCCATGCACACGATGAAGATAGAGGACAACTTAAAGTCGCTGCTGGAAATACCAGTAATATGAAGGAAGTGCCTTATACTCCACTAAGTACGCCTGCATCCATTGCGCCTGGGATTATGGAACAAACAAAAGGTACTGATCCAATTGGGAATTTCGCTCGGGAACAAGAGGCGATTCGTGGACAACCAGAAGTCAATTTGGACAGGCCAATAGGCTTGGAGGAGGATCCTCATGCCCCAAAATCCAGACCTGGGGAGCATGATCCTTCCAATTATCAGACAAAGGTCTCCGATCCAACTAGTGCAG GTGGTGAAGAAGTAGAAGTTGGTCCAATTCTTCGTTCTTTTGACAACATGAAGTTCTCAGATGAACCAAATCCTGTAACAGAAGAAAATCTCTCTACTAGAAAGTACGACCAGTCTATTTTTCCCACCGGAAGCCATGACCAATTCTCTCCGGAGCCTACTCCTCCGATACCCATGACGTTCCAAGAAAATCCTACATCAGCTCTCCTGACTGACGCCAGGAAAGACGACGCTAAGGAACATGAAATGCATGGAGGACAAGACCAGACCAAGGCAGCGCCAGCCCTGGAATATGGGAGGAGAATTGCGACAAGTGTGACGGAGAAACTGACTCCCGTTTATGAGAAAGTTGCCGAGACAGGAAGCACTGTGATGTCAAAAGTGCATGGAACTCGCACTGGCAGTGACAAAGAAGTAGAACACAAGGCTACCGACCAAGATAAAGGGGTGTCAGTGAAGGATTATGTGACCGAGAAGTTGAAGCCTGGTGAGGAGGACAGGGCCTTGTCTGAAGTGATTTCGGAGGCTTTACATAAGAAAAAGCCAGATGCAGAGAAGGCAGATAAGCCGATGGGAAGAGTGACGGAGTCTGAGGAAGTGAACAGGCGATTGGGAGGTATGGAAGAGGATTCTGGAGAACGTGTGAATACAGGCTCTGTGCACGTTTCTGGGAGTGGTATGGTGGAAAAGGTTAAAGGGGTAGTTGGTTCGCTGTTCGGAAAAGGCACAGAGACTCCGGAGCACTCACTGGATTCCTCTGCTG GTACTGAAACAGCTTCCGCTAGTGGGAAAAAAACAGAGAGGAGACTTCAAGAATCAGGAAATTGA
- the LOC110617082 gene encoding low-temperature-induced 65 kDa protein isoform X1 codes for MDSQMERPHGHRYEQEQHHAGLHAAAEGENEHHQEKSVLKKVKAKARKIKDTLKLHGHGHDHDQNLPREGHVPDDHDLDEEDDEEFDDPEVHNVGAGSASESAPTRSSMPGQEDVSKDFQAKETDPMESFIHAHDEDRGQLKVAAGNTSNMKEVPYTPLSTPASIAPGIMEQTKGTDPIGNFAREQEAIRGQPEVNLDRPIGLEEDPHAPKSRPGEHDPSNYQTKVSDPTSAGGEEVEVGPILRSFDNMKFSDEPNPVTEENLSTRKYDQSIFPTGSHDQFSPEPTPPIPMTFQENPTSALLTDARKDDAKEHEMHGGQDQTKAAPALEYGRRIATSVTEKLTPVYEKVAETGSTVMSKVHGTRTGSDKEVEHKATDQDKGVSVKDYVTEKLKPGEEDRALSEVISEALHKKKPDAEKADKPMGRVTESEEVNRRLGGMEEDSGERVNTGSVHVSGSGMVEKVKGVVGSLFGKGTETPEHSLDSSAGTETASASGKKTERRLQESGN; via the exons ATGGATTCACAAATGGAACGCCCACATGGTCATCGCTACGAGCAAGAACAGCACCATGCTGGTCTTCATGCTGCAG CAGAAGGCGAAAATGAGCATCACCAAGAGAAGTCGGTGTTGAAGAAGGTGAAGGCTAAGGCCAGGAAAATAAAGGACACTCTCAAATTGCATGGCCATGGTCACGACCATGACCAGAACTTACCCCGTGAAGGTCACGTACCTGATGATCATGACCTGGAcgaggaagatgatgaagaaTTTGATGACCCTGAAGTTCACAATGTAGGAGCAGGATCAG CGTCCGAGTCTGCTCCTACTAGGAGCTCTATGCCTGGGCAAGAGGATGTTTCGAAAGACTTCCAAGCCAAAGAAACTGATCCAATGGAGAGTTTTATCCATGCACACGATGAAGATAGAGGACAACTTAAAGTCGCTGCTGGAAATACCAGTAATATGAAGGAAGTGCCTTATACTCCACTAAGTACGCCTGCATCCATTGCGCCTGGGATTATGGAACAAACAAAAGGTACTGATCCAATTGGGAATTTCGCTCGGGAACAAGAGGCGATTCGTGGACAACCAGAAGTCAATTTGGACAGGCCAATAGGCTTGGAGGAGGATCCTCATGCCCCAAAATCCAGACCTGGGGAGCATGATCCTTCCAATTATCAGACAAAGGTCTCCGATCCAACTAGTGCAG GTGGTGAAGAAGTAGAAGTTGGTCCAATTCTTCGTTCTTTTGACAACATGAAGTTCTCAGATGAACCAAATCCTGTAACAGAAGAAAATCTCTCTACTAGAAAGTACGACCAGTCTATTTTTCCCACCGGAAGCCATGACCAATTCTCTCCGGAGCCTACTCCTCCGATACCCATGACGTTCCAAGAAAATCCTACATCAGCTCTCCTGACTGACGCCAGGAAAGACGACGCTAAGGAACATGAAATGCATGGAGGACAAGACCAGACCAAGGCAGCGCCAGCCCTGGAATATGGGAGGAGAATTGCGACAAGTGTGACGGAGAAACTGACTCCCGTTTATGAGAAAGTTGCCGAGACAGGAAGCACTGTGATGTCAAAAGTGCATGGAACTCGCACTGGCAGTGACAAAGAAGTAGAACACAAGGCTACCGACCAAGATAAAGGGGTGTCAGTGAAGGATTATGTGACCGAGAAGTTGAAGCCTGGTGAGGAGGACAGGGCCTTGTCTGAAGTGATTTCGGAGGCTTTACATAAGAAAAAGCCAGATGCAGAGAAGGCAGATAAGCCGATGGGAAGAGTGACGGAGTCTGAGGAAGTGAACAGGCGATTGGGAGGTATGGAAGAGGATTCTGGAGAACGTGTGAATACAGGCTCTGTGCACGTTTCTGGGAGTGGTATGGTGGAAAAGGTTAAAGGGGTAGTTGGTTCGCTGTTCGGAAAAGGCACAGAGACTCCGGAGCACTCACTGGATTCCTCTGCTG GTACTGAAACAGCTTCCGCTAGTGGGAAAAAAACAGAGAGGAGACTTCAAGAATCAGGAAATTGA